One Flexivirga aerilata DNA segment encodes these proteins:
- a CDS encoding gluconate:H+ symporter, whose protein sequence is MHALIGADPAPHISSAGNGQLITAALVGIGVVVVLITVAKLHPFLALLLGSAALALVAWVPGEDAIKSFTTGFGSTSGSVGLLIALGAMLGQILADSGGADRVVATITDRFSGSALPWGMALIAAIIGLPMFFEIGVVILVPIVILVARRTGQPLMRVGIPALAGLSILHGLVPPHPGPETAIASLHADQGRTLIFGLIVAVPTLVIAGPLLGRVITRWVPLHAPATSGAAPSLAKEPDPQRKLPPFGQAVIVVLLPVLLMLPAAIVNLWASEDNVARKILDVLGTPSVALLIGVVVAYFVLGLGTGMTRKQTSDSLGAGLPDIAGIMLIVAAGGGFKQLLVDAGVGNVIADWAKGANISVLLLGWLVAVGIRLATGSATVATVTAAGIVGGLAETLTPAHLALLVLAIGCGSLFFSHVNDAGFWLVKEYFGLTVGQTIRSWSVMETVISVVGFGFVMLLSVIVT, encoded by the coding sequence GTGCACGCACTCATCGGCGCCGACCCCGCGCCACACATCTCCAGCGCCGGCAACGGCCAGCTCATCACCGCCGCGCTCGTCGGCATCGGCGTCGTGGTCGTGCTGATCACGGTCGCCAAACTGCACCCCTTCCTCGCGCTGCTGCTCGGCTCGGCTGCCCTCGCCCTGGTCGCCTGGGTGCCCGGCGAGGACGCGATCAAGAGCTTCACCACCGGCTTCGGCAGCACGTCCGGCTCGGTCGGATTGCTCATCGCGCTCGGCGCGATGCTCGGTCAGATCCTGGCCGACTCCGGCGGCGCCGACCGGGTGGTGGCGACCATCACCGACCGCTTCTCCGGCTCCGCCCTGCCGTGGGGTATGGCGCTGATCGCGGCCATCATCGGCCTGCCGATGTTCTTCGAGATCGGCGTCGTCATCCTGGTGCCGATCGTCATCCTGGTGGCCCGGCGCACCGGGCAGCCGCTGATGCGGGTCGGCATACCGGCGCTTGCCGGGCTGTCGATCCTGCACGGCCTGGTGCCGCCGCACCCGGGACCGGAGACCGCGATCGCCAGCCTGCACGCCGACCAGGGCCGCACGCTGATCTTCGGGCTGATCGTCGCGGTGCCGACGCTCGTCATCGCCGGCCCGCTGCTCGGCCGCGTCATCACCCGGTGGGTGCCGCTGCATGCGCCGGCCACCAGCGGCGCCGCGCCCAGCCTCGCCAAGGAGCCGGACCCGCAGCGCAAGCTGCCGCCGTTTGGCCAGGCCGTGATCGTGGTGCTGCTGCCCGTGCTGCTGATGCTGCCCGCCGCGATCGTCAACCTGTGGGCTTCCGAGGACAACGTCGCGCGCAAGATCCTCGACGTGCTCGGCACGCCCTCGGTCGCGCTGCTGATCGGCGTCGTCGTCGCCTACTTCGTGCTGGGCCTCGGCACCGGGATGACCCGCAAGCAGACCAGCGACTCGCTCGGTGCCGGCCTGCCGGACATCGCCGGCATCATGCTGATCGTCGCCGCCGGCGGCGGCTTCAAGCAGCTGCTGGTCGACGCCGGCGTCGGCAACGTCATCGCCGACTGGGCCAAGGGCGCCAACATCTCGGTGCTGCTGCTCGGCTGGCTGGTCGCCGTCGGCATCCGGCTCGCGACCGGCTCGGCGACAGTCGCCACCGTCACCGCCGCCGGCATCGTCGGCGGCCTCGCCGAGACGCTCACCCCGGCCCACCTCGCCCTGCTGGTGCTGGCGATCGGCTGTGGCTCGCTGTTCTTCAGCCACGTCAACGACGCCGGCTTCTGGTTGGTGAAGGAGTACTTCGGCCTCACCGTCGGTCAGACGATCAGGTCGTGGTCGGTGATGGAGACGGTGATCTCGGTGGTCGGCTTCGGCTTCGTGATGCTGCTCAGCGTCATCGTCACCTGA
- a CDS encoding putative quinol monooxygenase yields MILIVVKWQIKPEYADQWPQLSRDFTEATRAEPGNRFFEWSRSLDDPNEYVLVEAFDDDAAEAHVTSEHFKKAQAELPQYAAETPQVRNIQGQPDEWDALGEFAVN; encoded by the coding sequence ATGATCCTCATCGTCGTCAAGTGGCAGATCAAGCCGGAGTATGCCGACCAGTGGCCGCAGCTGAGCCGTGACTTCACCGAGGCGACGCGCGCGGAGCCGGGCAACAGGTTCTTCGAGTGGTCGCGCAGCCTGGATGACCCCAACGAATACGTGCTCGTCGAGGCATTCGACGACGACGCCGCCGAGGCGCACGTCACCTCCGAGCACTTCAAGAAGGCGCAGGCGGAGCTGCCGCAGTATGCCGCCGAAACCCCGCAGGTCCGCAACATTCAGGGTCAGCCGGACGAGTGGGACGCGTTGGGCGAGTTCGCGGTCAACTGA
- the coaA gene encoding type I pantothenate kinase, protein MTQVSRNHSSVPSPYVEFDRVAWAGLRDSHPMSLTGEDVRRLRGTGDRLDMPEVEDIYLPLSRLLNIYVGATGRLHRVTTDFLGERPARTPFVIGIAGSVAVGKSTTARILRELLARWPGTPRVELVTTDGFLFPNAELERRELLERKGFPESYDRRKLVRFLAAVKSGAAEVSAPVYSHLTYDIVPDEQVVLRQPDVLIVEGLNVLQPSMPSSDRRGTLAVSDFFDFSVYVDAREEHIKTWYIERFLRLRKTAFADPNSYFHRYASLTDEQAVERAGQIWDSINAPNLQQNVAPTRSRATLVLTKGPDHNVTRVRLRKV, encoded by the coding sequence ATGACGCAGGTGTCCCGCAACCACTCGTCGGTGCCGTCGCCGTATGTCGAGTTCGACCGCGTCGCCTGGGCGGGACTGCGCGACTCCCACCCCATGAGCCTGACCGGCGAGGACGTGCGCCGGCTGCGCGGCACCGGCGACCGGCTCGACATGCCGGAGGTGGAGGACATCTACCTGCCGCTGTCGCGGCTGCTCAACATCTACGTCGGCGCCACCGGCCGGCTGCACCGGGTGACCACCGACTTCCTCGGCGAGCGCCCCGCGCGCACGCCCTTCGTCATCGGCATCGCCGGCTCGGTCGCAGTCGGCAAGTCGACCACCGCCCGCATCCTGCGCGAGCTGCTCGCCCGCTGGCCCGGCACACCCCGGGTCGAGCTGGTCACGACCGACGGGTTCCTCTTCCCCAACGCCGAGCTCGAACGCCGGGAGTTGTTGGAACGCAAGGGTTTCCCGGAGTCGTACGACCGGCGCAAGCTGGTCCGCTTTCTCGCCGCGGTGAAGTCGGGCGCCGCCGAGGTCAGCGCCCCGGTCTACTCCCACCTGACCTACGACATCGTCCCCGACGAGCAGGTCGTGCTCCGCCAGCCCGACGTGCTGATCGTCGAGGGCCTCAACGTGCTGCAGCCGTCGATGCCGTCGTCGGACCGGCGCGGCACGCTCGCGGTCTCCGACTTCTTCGACTTCTCGGTGTATGTCGATGCCCGCGAGGAGCACATCAAGACCTGGTACATCGAGCGCTTCCTGCGGTTGCGCAAGACGGCCTTCGCCGACCCCAACTCCTACTTCCACCGCTACGCGAGCCTGACCGACGAGCAGGCCGTCGAGCGCGCCGGCCAGATCTGGGACAGCATCAACGCCCCCAACCTGCAGCAGAACGTCGCACCCACCCGCAGCCGGGCGACGCTGGTGCTGACGAAGGGCCCGGATCACAACGTGACCCGCGTGCGGTTGCGGAAGGTCTGA
- the glmS gene encoding glutamine--fructose-6-phosphate transaminase (isomerizing) — MCGIVGYVGAQDGARALEVVMEGLARLEYRGYDSAGVALVADGEVDVRKRAGKLVNLVAEIEQHPLPPSRTGIGHTRWATHGGPTDENAHPHRGGADGKLALIHNGIIENFHPLKNELLDAGVQFESETDTEVVAQLLAKAYDGDLTEAMRTVVARLEGAFTLLAVHADRPGVVVGARRNSPLVVGLGEGENFLGSDVAAFIGYTREAMELEQDQIVTITPDAVEVIGFDGEPAQGKTFHVDWDAAAAEKGGFDTFMEKEINEQPQAVADTLLGRTDETGALTLDELRISEEQLRAVDRITIVACGTAAYAGMVAKYAIERWTRIPVEVSLAHEFRYCDPIAGERTLVVSISQSGETMDTLMAVKHARELGALTVSICNTHGSTIPRESDAVLYTHAGPEIAVASTKAFLAQITACYLLGLYLTQLRGETYADDARAVLAELQEVPDRITELLGNLERVREIARFMADTRSVLFLGRHVGFPVAMEGALKLKELAYIHAEGFAAGELKHGPIALIEPGQPVFIVVPGPDTPHGLHGKVVSNIQEIRARGARTLVIAQEGDTAVEPFADEVIRVPRTSPMLQPLLTTVPLQVFALELSTAKGLDVDQPRNLAKSVTVE, encoded by the coding sequence ATGTGTGGAATCGTCGGGTATGTCGGCGCGCAGGACGGCGCCCGGGCCCTGGAAGTCGTCATGGAGGGCCTCGCCCGGTTGGAATACCGCGGCTATGACTCCGCCGGTGTGGCGCTCGTCGCCGACGGCGAGGTCGACGTCCGCAAGCGCGCCGGCAAGCTGGTCAACCTGGTGGCCGAGATCGAGCAGCACCCGCTGCCGCCGTCCCGCACCGGCATCGGCCACACCCGCTGGGCGACCCACGGCGGGCCGACCGACGAGAACGCCCACCCGCACCGTGGCGGCGCCGACGGCAAGCTGGCGCTGATCCACAACGGCATCATCGAGAACTTCCACCCGCTGAAGAACGAACTGCTCGACGCCGGCGTGCAGTTCGAGTCCGAGACCGACACTGAGGTCGTCGCCCAGCTGCTCGCCAAGGCGTATGACGGGGACCTCACCGAGGCGATGCGCACCGTCGTGGCCCGGCTCGAGGGCGCGTTCACGCTGCTCGCTGTGCACGCCGACCGGCCCGGCGTGGTCGTCGGCGCCCGCCGCAACAGCCCGCTCGTCGTCGGGCTCGGCGAGGGTGAGAACTTCCTCGGCTCCGACGTGGCGGCGTTCATCGGCTATACCCGCGAGGCGATGGAGCTCGAGCAGGACCAGATCGTGACGATCACCCCGGACGCTGTGGAGGTCATCGGTTTCGACGGAGAACCCGCCCAGGGCAAGACATTTCACGTCGACTGGGACGCCGCGGCCGCCGAGAAGGGCGGCTTCGACACCTTCATGGAGAAGGAGATCAACGAGCAGCCGCAGGCGGTCGCGGACACGCTGCTCGGCCGCACCGACGAGACCGGCGCGCTCACCCTCGACGAGCTGCGCATCTCCGAGGAGCAGCTGCGTGCCGTCGACCGCATCACGATCGTCGCGTGCGGCACCGCGGCATACGCCGGGATGGTGGCGAAGTATGCGATCGAGCGCTGGACCCGCATCCCGGTCGAGGTGAGCCTCGCGCACGAATTCCGTTATTGCGACCCGATCGCCGGCGAGCGCACGCTGGTCGTGTCGATCAGCCAGTCCGGCGAGACGATGGACACGCTGATGGCGGTCAAGCACGCCCGTGAGCTCGGCGCGCTCACCGTGTCGATCTGCAACACGCACGGCTCGACGATCCCGCGCGAGTCCGACGCGGTGCTCTACACGCATGCCGGCCCGGAGATCGCGGTCGCCTCGACCAAGGCGTTCCTCGCCCAGATCACCGCCTGCTACCTGCTCGGCCTCTACCTGACCCAGCTGCGTGGCGAGACGTATGCCGACGACGCCCGCGCCGTGCTCGCCGAGCTCCAGGAGGTGCCGGACCGCATCACCGAGCTGCTCGGCAACCTGGAGCGGGTGCGCGAGATCGCCCGCTTCATGGCCGACACCCGGTCGGTGCTCTTCCTCGGCCGGCACGTGGGCTTCCCGGTCGCGATGGAGGGCGCTCTGAAGCTGAAGGAGCTGGCCTACATCCACGCCGAGGGCTTCGCCGCCGGTGAGCTGAAGCACGGGCCGATCGCGCTGATCGAGCCGGGACAACCGGTCTTCATCGTGGTGCCCGGTCCGGACACTCCGCACGGGCTGCACGGCAAGGTCGTCTCCAACATCCAGGAGATCCGGGCGCGCGGCGCGCGCACTCTGGTGATCGCGCAGGAGGGCGACACCGCCGTCGAACCGTTCGCCGACGAGGTGATCCGGGTGCCGCGCACCTCACCGATGCTGCAGCCGCTGCTCACCACCGTGCCGCTGCAGGTCTTCGCGCTCGAGCTGTCGACGGCCAAGGGGCTGGACGTCGACCAACCGCGCAACCTGGCCAAATCGGTGACGGTGGAATAG
- a CDS encoding holo-ACP synthase: protein MAVVGVGIDVVDVARFMAKLEATPALRERLFAPAERGLPPNSLAGRFAAKEALAKALGAPVGLHWVDAVVVKNADGQPSWQLTGSVAARVEQLAVASLHLSISHDAGIASAIVVAESEERR from the coding sequence GTGGCGGTCGTCGGGGTGGGCATCGACGTGGTCGATGTCGCCCGGTTCATGGCCAAGCTGGAGGCGACTCCGGCGCTGCGGGAGCGGCTCTTCGCGCCGGCTGAGCGTGGGCTGCCGCCGAACTCGCTCGCGGGCCGCTTCGCCGCCAAGGAGGCGCTCGCGAAGGCGCTCGGCGCGCCGGTGGGGCTGCACTGGGTGGACGCGGTCGTCGTCAAGAACGCCGACGGCCAACCCTCCTGGCAACTCACCGGATCCGTCGCCGCACGGGTCGAGCAACTCGCCGTAGCCTCGTTGCACCTGTCGATCTCGCACGACGCGGGCATCGCGTCGGCGATCGTGGTTGCCGAGAGTGAGGAACGCCGATGA
- a CDS encoding NAD(P)H-hydrate epimerase, with product MMRAYDVPAVRAAEDAVRAELPDGELMARAASGLADVVAARLEDESGRVVVLAGSGDNGGDALFAAAALADDDVNVLAVLVGRTAHQDGLAAARRAGVVVAEWRAGTPDPAVAEALAGADLVIDGILGIGGRPGLPEHLRQLPELIGDEAFVVSVDLPSGCDPEGLVRSESVFADETVTFSLLKPVHLMPVTEPAVGLLTVVDIGVPDPDASGRNDVAVQRISHSDVAGLWPVPAPDDDKYTRGVLGVVAGGEHYTGAAVLSVTAAVTAGVGMVRYVGPSAPTDLLRAVVPEAVFGAGRVQAWAIGSGLVVDDASPEQLQVARDALASDLPVLLDAGGLDLIDGPRSAPTLLTPHAGELLRLAGRLGIRGESGAELTAEDVHHAPTVVARQVADRLDATVLLKGAVTAVVPPSTSGVPVFTQADAPSWLATAGAGDVLAGICGALLAGGLAPAPAGALAALVHGVAADQANPGGPVRALDVAHAVGRAVAQLLRVPD from the coding sequence ATGATGCGGGCGTATGACGTGCCGGCCGTCCGGGCCGCGGAGGACGCCGTCCGGGCCGAGCTACCCGACGGGGAGCTCATGGCGAGGGCCGCGTCGGGCCTCGCCGACGTGGTGGCGGCCCGGCTCGAGGACGAGTCCGGACGGGTGGTCGTGCTCGCCGGGTCGGGGGACAACGGCGGCGACGCGCTCTTCGCGGCCGCGGCCCTCGCCGATGACGACGTCAACGTGCTCGCGGTGCTCGTCGGCCGCACGGCCCACCAGGACGGTCTCGCCGCGGCCCGGCGGGCAGGGGTCGTGGTCGCCGAATGGCGCGCGGGCACACCGGATCCGGCCGTTGCCGAGGCGCTTGCCGGTGCCGATCTGGTGATCGACGGCATCCTCGGCATCGGCGGCCGCCCCGGGCTGCCGGAGCACCTGCGGCAGCTGCCCGAGCTGATCGGCGACGAGGCGTTCGTGGTGTCCGTCGACCTGCCGTCGGGATGTGATCCCGAGGGACTGGTCCGCAGCGAGTCGGTATTCGCCGACGAGACGGTCACCTTCAGCCTGCTCAAGCCGGTGCACCTGATGCCGGTCACCGAGCCGGCCGTCGGCCTGCTGACCGTCGTCGACATCGGCGTGCCGGACCCGGACGCCTCCGGCCGGAACGACGTTGCGGTGCAACGAATCTCGCACTCCGACGTGGCGGGGCTCTGGCCGGTGCCGGCGCCCGACGACGACAAATACACCCGCGGGGTGCTGGGAGTCGTCGCCGGGGGAGAGCACTACACCGGGGCAGCGGTGTTGTCGGTGACCGCCGCCGTCACCGCAGGCGTCGGCATGGTCCGGTATGTCGGGCCGTCCGCGCCCACGGATCTGCTGCGGGCCGTGGTGCCCGAGGCGGTCTTCGGCGCGGGACGAGTGCAGGCCTGGGCGATCGGCTCCGGACTCGTCGTCGACGACGCGTCTCCCGAGCAGCTCCAGGTCGCCCGTGACGCGCTCGCGTCCGACCTGCCCGTGCTGCTCGACGCCGGCGGGCTCGACCTCATCGACGGGCCGCGCTCCGCGCCGACCCTGCTGACGCCGCACGCCGGCGAGTTGCTGCGGCTGGCAGGACGTCTCGGCATACGGGGTGAGAGTGGGGCGGAGCTGACCGCCGAGGACGTGCACCACGCGCCCACCGTGGTCGCGCGTCAGGTCGCCGACCGGCTCGACGCGACCGTGCTGCTGAAGGGCGCGGTGACCGCGGTCGTGCCGCCGTCGACATCCGGGGTGCCGGTGTTCACCCAGGCGGACGCGCCCTCGTGGCTCGCGACCGCCGGGGCCGGCGACGTCCTGGCCGGCATCTGCGGCGCGCTGCTCGCCGGCGGCCTCGCGCCGGCGCCGGCAGGGGCGCTCGCGGCCCTGGTGCACGGGGTCGCGGCTGATCAGGCAAACCCGGGCGGCCCGGTGCGGGCGCTGGACGTCGCGCACGCGGTGGGCCGTGCGGTCGCGCAACTCCTGCGGGTGCCAGACTGA
- the alr gene encoding alanine racemase, producing MSQQPKQSSAAPAQITVDLDAIAHNVSVLQSLAGDAVVMAVVKGDAYGHGLVPSARAALRGGARWLGVAQLAEAIALRDAGITAPLLTWLHAPGVDFGAAVRRQIDIGVPAIWELDAVAAAAREAGETARVQLKIDTGLGRNGAYGPDWPKLVDAAQRHVADGSISVTGVFTHFAFADAPHHPTVQAQQAKFADAVADCERAGFALEVRHMSNSAATLTTPEAAWDMVRPGLAVYGLSPVPDIGDPAHFGLVPAMTMSAEVTVAKRVPAGQGVSYAHTYVTDRETTLIDVPCGYADGVPRSASSRGPVQIGGQRFTVAGRVCMDQLVVDVGDLAVQAGDEVVLFGDGTKGLPTAQDWADAAGTISYEIVTRMSSRLPRVYIGEGAADIAAETAG from the coding sequence GTGAGCCAGCAACCCAAGCAGTCCTCCGCCGCGCCGGCGCAGATCACGGTCGACCTCGACGCGATCGCGCACAACGTCTCGGTGCTGCAGTCGCTCGCCGGGGACGCCGTCGTGATGGCCGTGGTCAAGGGCGACGCCTACGGTCACGGGCTGGTGCCGAGCGCACGGGCGGCGCTGCGGGGCGGGGCACGGTGGCTGGGCGTGGCCCAGCTCGCGGAGGCGATCGCGCTGCGCGACGCGGGCATCACCGCGCCGCTGCTGACCTGGCTGCACGCTCCGGGCGTCGACTTCGGCGCGGCGGTGCGGCGGCAGATCGACATCGGGGTGCCGGCGATCTGGGAGCTCGACGCGGTCGCTGCCGCGGCGCGCGAGGCGGGTGAGACCGCACGGGTGCAGCTGAAGATCGACACCGGCCTCGGGCGCAACGGTGCCTATGGGCCCGACTGGCCCAAACTGGTCGACGCCGCGCAGCGACACGTCGCAGACGGAAGCATCAGTGTCACAGGGGTTTTCACCCACTTCGCCTTCGCCGACGCCCCACATCATCCGACGGTGCAGGCGCAGCAGGCGAAGTTTGCCGACGCCGTGGCCGACTGCGAACGTGCCGGCTTCGCCCTCGAGGTGCGGCACATGTCCAACTCCGCGGCGACGCTCACCACCCCCGAGGCAGCCTGGGACATGGTGCGCCCGGGCCTTGCGGTCTACGGCCTGTCACCCGTGCCCGACATCGGCGACCCGGCCCACTTCGGGCTGGTCCCGGCCATGACCATGAGCGCGGAAGTGACTGTCGCCAAACGAGTTCCGGCAGGACAAGGGGTGAGTTACGCGCACACCTACGTGACCGATCGCGAGACGACGCTGATCGACGTGCCGTGCGGCTACGCCGACGGAGTGCCGCGGTCGGCCTCGTCGCGCGGACCGGTGCAGATCGGCGGCCAGCGCTTCACCGTCGCCGGCCGGGTCTGCATGGACCAGCTCGTGGTCGACGTCGGCGACCTGGCGGTGCAGGCCGGTGACGAGGTGGTGCTCTTCGGCGACGGCACGAAAGGCCTTCCCACTGCTCAGGACTGGGCCGACGCCGCCGGCACCATCAGCTACGAGATCGTCACACGCATGAGCAGCCGGCTGCCGCGGGTCTACATCGGCGAGGGCGCCGCGGACATCGCCGCGGAGACTGCCGGATGA
- a CDS encoding alpha/beta fold hydrolase, giving the protein MSARRGLIGLGVGIAAAGAATAAGLATDRVLRSRRAETEPPPAAGVVGVVDDGTDHGIAVIAEDGVPLHVEIEEPAHPETPLLTVIFTHGYAHNLDVWSRQRQTVLDAGCRVVLWDLRGHGRSEEGTDSSYSIEQLGRDLATVIEGAVPEGPIVLVGHSMGGMAMMAFAEQHPDLLRDRVVGVAFISTSAGGLSEVNYGLGKQLGAIVHRLGPSAVTRVGSRQDVFDNVRGLGKPVESVLVHRYSFGKRVPSELVRQVAEMIFATRLHVIGTFLPTLMAHDRHDALAAFTGIETLVMHGTRDRMTPIAHAEQLAHAIPGAELVVVKHAGHVLPLEEADLVDDELLGLIARARRSLEQQPTEPR; this is encoded by the coding sequence ATGAGTGCACGCCGCGGCCTCATCGGCCTCGGGGTCGGCATCGCCGCTGCCGGCGCCGCGACCGCAGCGGGCCTGGCGACGGACCGGGTGCTGCGCTCGCGGCGAGCGGAGACCGAGCCGCCGCCGGCCGCCGGCGTCGTCGGGGTCGTCGATGACGGCACCGACCACGGCATCGCGGTCATCGCCGAGGACGGGGTGCCGCTGCACGTCGAGATCGAGGAGCCGGCACATCCCGAAACTCCTTTGCTGACAGTCATTTTCACGCACGGTTACGCGCACAACCTCGACGTGTGGTCACGCCAGCGGCAGACCGTGCTCGACGCGGGCTGCCGCGTGGTGTTGTGGGACCTGCGAGGACACGGACGCTCCGAGGAGGGGACCGACTCGTCATACAGCATCGAGCAGCTGGGGCGTGATCTCGCGACGGTGATCGAGGGAGCCGTGCCGGAAGGGCCGATCGTGCTCGTCGGCCACTCGATGGGCGGTATGGCGATGATGGCCTTCGCCGAGCAGCATCCCGACCTGTTGCGCGATCGGGTGGTCGGGGTCGCGTTCATCAGCACCAGCGCCGGCGGCCTGAGCGAGGTCAACTACGGGCTCGGCAAGCAACTCGGGGCGATCGTGCACCGGCTCGGGCCGAGCGCGGTCACTCGCGTCGGCAGCAGGCAGGACGTCTTCGACAACGTGCGTGGCCTGGGCAAGCCGGTCGAATCCGTTCTGGTGCACCGATATTCGTTCGGCAAGCGGGTCCCGAGCGAGCTGGTGCGCCAGGTCGCCGAGATGATCTTCGCGACGCGCCTCCACGTGATCGGCACCTTCCTGCCCACGCTCATGGCGCACGACCGGCACGACGCGCTCGCGGCATTCACCGGGATCGAGACGCTGGTCATGCACGGCACGCGGGACCGGATGACCCCGATCGCGCACGCCGAGCAGCTCGCCCACGCGATCCCGGGCGCCGAGCTCGTGGTGGTCAAGCACGCGGGGCACGTGCTGCCGCTGGAAGAGGCCGACCTCGTCGACGACGAGCTGCTCGGGCTGATCGCACGCGCACGCCGGTCGCTGGAGCAGCAGCCGACGGAGCCGCGATGA
- the tsaE gene encoding tRNA (adenosine(37)-N6)-threonylcarbamoyltransferase complex ATPase subunit type 1 TsaE → MTVIRLESVDATHAFGERLGRLLRAGDVLVLTGGLGAGKTTLTQGIAAGLGVRGPITSPTFVIARTHPSLVGGPELVHVDAYRLSGAIELDDLDLDASVSDAVTVVEWGAGLAEELADEHLEVVLEAGGDGDGGSDGRTVRLLPTGKRFERLAAELAG, encoded by the coding sequence ATGACCGTCATCCGGCTGGAATCGGTCGACGCGACGCACGCCTTCGGGGAGCGGCTCGGCAGGCTGCTGCGCGCGGGCGACGTGCTGGTGCTGACCGGCGGCCTCGGCGCCGGCAAGACCACGCTGACACAGGGCATCGCCGCCGGGCTCGGGGTGCGCGGACCGATCACCTCACCGACCTTCGTGATCGCCCGGACCCACCCGTCACTGGTCGGCGGCCCAGAGCTGGTCCACGTCGACGCCTACCGGCTGAGCGGCGCGATCGAGCTCGACGACCTCGACCTGGACGCCTCGGTGTCCGACGCGGTGACCGTGGTCGAGTGGGGCGCCGGCCTGGCCGAGGAGCTGGCCGACGAGCACCTGGAGGTGGTGCTCGAGGCGGGCGGCGACGGCGATGGCGGCAGCGACGGGCGCACGGTGCGGTTGCTGCCGACCGGGAAGCGGTTCGAGCGACTCGCCGCGGAGCTGGCCGGCTGA
- the tsaB gene encoding tRNA (adenosine(37)-N6)-threonylcarbamoyltransferase complex dimerization subunit type 1 TsaB: MLLLAIDTATSAVTVAVHDGDRVLGEHTEVEARRHAEILTPTIERVMDQAGRRPADLTAIAVGVGPGPFTGLRVGVATAVTLGLALDVPAYGVCSLDAIAQSVRESGMAQDFLVATDARRKEVYWARYRSGADRVERVSGLPGVDKPGELPEQVRTLPVAGRGPLLYPEAFGKALEPVDADAASLAGFALGELAAGRELLPVQPLYLRQPDAQPASAQKSVLAR, from the coding sequence GTGCTACTGCTCGCCATCGACACCGCCACCTCCGCCGTCACGGTCGCCGTGCACGACGGCGACCGCGTGCTCGGCGAGCACACCGAGGTCGAGGCGCGTCGCCACGCGGAGATCCTGACGCCGACGATCGAGCGGGTGATGGACCAGGCCGGTCGCCGGCCCGCCGACCTCACCGCCATAGCCGTCGGCGTCGGACCCGGCCCCTTCACCGGATTGCGGGTCGGTGTCGCCACGGCGGTCACCCTCGGCCTGGCGCTGGACGTGCCGGCATACGGCGTCTGCAGTCTCGACGCCATCGCCCAGTCGGTGCGCGAGTCGGGTATGGCGCAGGACTTCCTGGTCGCGACCGACGCCCGGCGCAAGGAGGTCTACTGGGCGCGCTACCGCAGCGGTGCCGACCGAGTCGAGCGCGTGTCCGGGCTGCCCGGGGTCGACAAGCCGGGGGAGCTGCCCGAGCAGGTGCGGACCCTGCCGGTCGCGGGTCGCGGCCCGCTGCTCTATCCCGAGGCGTTCGGCAAGGCCCTCGAGCCGGTCGATGCCGATGCCGCCTCACTGGCCGGCTTCGCCCTGGGCGAGCTCGCGGCCGGCCGGGAACTGTTGCCGGTGCAACCGCTCTACCTGCGGCAGCCCGACGCCCAGCCCGCGTCGGCGCAGAAGTCGGTGCTGGCGAGATGA
- the rimI gene encoding ribosomal protein S18-alanine N-acetyltransferase has translation MSTSMSTAASTPAKTPQASIRLRPVEWPDIDALTALDSELFPDDAWSAQSWWAELAGRPRRRYIVATAGDAVVGYAGVDCTGQTADVMTVGVAPAAQGSGLGRRLLDWMIREAADSGAEALLLEVRADNERARNLYLRAGFEQLQTRRGYYQPGGVDAHVMRLLLTEEATS, from the coding sequence ATGAGCACCTCAATGAGCACTGCGGCGAGCACCCCCGCGAAGACCCCGCAGGCGAGCATCCGGCTGCGGCCCGTCGAATGGCCGGACATCGACGCCCTGACCGCCCTCGACAGCGAGCTCTTCCCGGATGACGCGTGGTCGGCGCAGTCGTGGTGGGCCGAGCTCGCGGGCCGCCCTCGCCGGCGCTACATCGTCGCCACCGCAGGGGATGCGGTGGTCGGCTATGCCGGCGTCGATTGCACCGGCCAGACCGCCGACGTGATGACCGTGGGCGTCGCACCCGCCGCGCAAGGCAGCGGGCTGGGCCGCCGGCTGCTCGACTGGATGATCCGGGAGGCCGCGGACTCGGGTGCCGAAGCGCTGCTTCTCGAGGTGCGTGCCGACAACGAGCGGGCCCGAAACCTATATCTGCGAGCGGGATTCGAGCAGCTGCAGACCCGCCGCGGCTACTACCAACCCGGCGGCGTCGACGCGCACGTGATGCGGCTGCTGCTGACCGAGGAGGCGACATCATGA